The DNA sequence GTAACGCTGAGCAGGCTCATCGTATTTCGGCAGGTTTACCTTGATCGGAATATCCGGATCGGTCAGCTTCAGATGGACAGGCTGATCTTCTGCGTGATTGGTGTTGGAAACAAACACCGACGTCAGGCGGTCAAAGGTCAGCTTGTTGTCCGGCTTGGCGTAGTTGATCTTCTTACACTCAGACGCAGGCTTCATGGTTGCGTAGTCAGGCGTTGTGTCACGGAAGGTGAATGGCAGGCTTCCGCGCAGAATGTTCTGCTCGAAGAAAGCTATTGCACCGCCCACATAGTTGCCAAACTTGTGCATTGCCGGCCCGAAATTACGCTCGTCATAAAGTTCTTTGTAGAGCCAGCTTTCTTTGAACCGGTCACCAAAGCTGGTGATTTCCTCACCAGACTGACCATTTTTCAGGGCTTCAAAGACTGCTTCTGCACCCAGCAGGCCAGACTTCATGGCCGTATGTGAGCCTTTGATCTTGGAGCCATTCAGGGTGCCCGCATCACAACCCAGTAACAGGCCGCCCGGGAAACTCATCTTGGGCAGAGCGTTGAAACCACCTTTGGTGATGGCACGAGCGCCATATGACACACGTTTTCCGCCTTCAAGATATTTCCTGACTTCCGGGTGCAGTTTCAGGCGCTGAAACTCTTCGAAAGGGCTCATGTGCGGATTGCTGTAGGACAGATCAGAAATCAGACCCACATAAACCTGGCCGTTCTCGAGGTGATACAGGAAAGAACCACCGGTTGAGCCACTTTCCTTAAGAGGCCAGCCAGTTGTGTGAACAACCAGACCAGGCTCATGTTTCGCCGGATCAATGTCCCACAGTTCCTTGATACCAATACCATAATGCTGAGGGTCTTTGCCTTCATCAAGGTTGAAATCCTTGATCAGGCGCTTACCCAGATGGCCGCGGCAGCCTTCCGTAAACAGAGTGTACTTGGCGCGTAGCTCCATACCCGGCATATAGCTGTCTTTGTGAGAACCATCTCGGGCAACACCCATATCGCCGGTGAGAATGCCCTTTACCTGACCGTCTTCAACAATAGTCTCGGCAGCAGCAAAGCCCGGGTATACTTCAACGCCCAGCGCTTCAGCCTGCTCGGCCATCCAGCGGCAAAGATTCCCAAGACTGATAATGTAGTTGCCGTGGTTGTGCATGTTTTTGGGCACAAACGCGTTCGGGATCCTGGTAGCTTTGTTCTCGTCTTTCAGAAGGAAAATGTCGTCACGGGTGACGGGAGTATTCAGTGGAGCGCCTTTCTCTTTCCAGTCGGGAAAGAGTTCATTGAGCGCAGTCGGTTCGAACACAGTACCGGCCAGAATGTGAGCGCCGATTTCTGAGCCTTTTTCTACCACGCATACAGTCAGTTCTTCGCCAGCTTCCTGTGCCAACTGCATAACACGGCACGCCGCAGACAGGCCAGCAGGGCCGCCGCCGACGATAAGAACATCAAATTCCATCGATTCGCGTTCCACGTTGGTCTCCTCAACATTATTTTTAATGGATATTATATTGCCCGCAGGCTTTGAATTCTGGAGCGCCATCATACCTTTAAATGTATCCGCAGACGACTACCCGCTGCCAAAAACTCCGGCTATATGGCCTCAAAGAATAACGTATTTGAGTGTGCAATCAAACGTTTGTTTGAAATTTGACCGCAGCTTTGGCATTGTAGTTTTGCACTATAAATCAGTGCGCTGAGTCCGGTTCTCCGCAGGTTTATGCCTTTTTCAGAAGGCTGCATATTGGTTGACTGGCTCAGGAAACACCCATGGTGCGTCTAACTGAGCTATTGACCCACTTAATCTTTGCCTTCAGTATTAGTCCGCCGTGACGAATGGCCCCAGTGCGAGGCCGCTTTTTATAACGTTCGGCCTGAATACACACAATGCTGGTATCTCGCCGAGACGAAGCAATCGAGAATACTCTGTAACCCGCCCGAACAGGCCTTTATTAGAGTGTTTTTGATAGAGTCATTAACCCATCGTAGAAGAACGAGGAATCTATGAAGGTTCTGGTCGCTGTAAAACGAGTAATCGACTACAACGTAAAGGTCCGCGTCAAGCCGGATAATACTGGTGTTGATCTCGCCAACGTAAAAATGGCAATGAACCCATTCTGCGAAATCGCTGTTGAAGAAGCGGTTCGCCTNAAGGAAAAAGGTGTTGCTAACGAAATCNTAGTGGTATCCATTGGCCCCAAGGCCTGCCAGGAGCAAATCCGTACCGCTCTGGCATTGGGCGCTGACCGTGGTATCCACGTGGAAACCGACGAAGAGGTTCANTCTCTTGAAGCGGCCAAGTTGCTTAAGGCCATTGTTG is a window from the Marinobacter sp. ANT_B65 genome containing:
- a CDS encoding electron transfer flavoprotein-ubiquinone oxidoreductase, with translation MERESMEFDVLIVGGGPAGLSAACRVMQLAQEAGEELTVCVVEKGSEIGAHILAGTVFEPTALNELFPDWKEKGAPLNTPVTRDDIFLLKDENKATRIPNAFVPKNMHNHGNYIISLGNLCRWMAEQAEALGVEVYPGFAAAETIVEDGQVKGILTGDMGVARDGSHKDSYMPGMELRAKYTLFTEGCRGHLGKRLIKDFNLDEGKDPQHYGIGIKELWDIDPAKHEPGLVVHTTGWPLKESGSTGGSFLYHLENGQVYVGLISDLSYSNPHMSPFEEFQRLKLHPEVRKYLEGGKRVSYGARAITKGGFNALPKMSFPGGLLLGCDAGTLNGSKIKGSHTAMKSGLLGAEAVFEALKNGQSGEEITSFGDRFKESWLYKELYDERNFGPAMHKFGNYVGGAIAFFEQNILRGSLPFTFRDTTPDYATMKPASECKKINYAKPDNKLTFDRLTSVFVSNTNHAEDQPVHLKLTDPDIPIKVNLPKYDEPAQRYCPAGVYEVIEKDDGSGKQFQINSQNCVHCKTCDIKDPSQNITWVTPEGGGGPNYPNM